In one window of Paraflavitalea soli DNA:
- a CDS encoding MFS transporter yields MLPPPVQNTTVPNKWMVLGTVAFGSFMATLDSSIVNIALPTIRRELNTGDNVEWIVLSYLLVTTSTLLIMGRLSDMFGRKRVYMTGFGVFILGSFLCGISWSLWSLVVFRLVQGLGASMIFAIGPAIIGDAFSQQERGKALGLLGTAVAAGSTTGPVAGGLLLQHFGWESIFFVNVPIGLIAIWRASVVLPASAVAGSKGFDIPGALLFLVGVTSLLTGVDFGASPDHGWAHPTVMFLIAAGILLLGCFFYWEKRYPAPLLQLKLFRIKPLTAALAATGLAFIANGSNLYVLPFFLQQLLRLSPQNAGFIMLAGPLTLSIAAPIGGYLSDKMGARWIASAGLLLMATGHFLLSFLHDQWTWHDATWRIALMSLGFGFFQSPNSSSALNSAPVAERGIASSLIAFMRNLGLVFGISLGATVWYATRNSYSMHHLVSPESIAAQIDGMQMAYRVTAGLILITVFISLSRGSNLLKQ; encoded by the coding sequence ATGTTACCACCTCCTGTGCAAAATACTACTGTACCCAATAAATGGATGGTATTGGGTACAGTAGCCTTTGGTTCCTTCATGGCCACCCTCGATAGCAGCATCGTTAATATAGCGCTGCCTACTATACGCAGGGAACTGAATACCGGCGACAATGTGGAATGGATCGTGCTCAGCTACCTGCTCGTTACTACCAGTACCCTCCTCATCATGGGCCGTCTCTCCGATATGTTTGGCCGGAAAAGGGTATACATGACAGGCTTTGGTGTTTTTATCCTGGGCTCTTTTCTGTGTGGCATTTCCTGGTCTTTATGGTCATTGGTTGTCTTCCGCCTGGTACAGGGATTAGGTGCTTCTATGATCTTTGCGATTGGTCCCGCCATTATCGGCGATGCTTTTTCACAACAGGAACGGGGTAAGGCATTGGGCTTACTGGGCACCGCCGTAGCGGCAGGCAGCACTACTGGTCCTGTAGCAGGCGGTTTATTGTTGCAGCACTTTGGATGGGAGAGTATCTTCTTTGTGAATGTGCCGATTGGCCTCATTGCTATCTGGAGAGCTTCCGTAGTATTACCGGCGAGTGCAGTGGCCGGCAGCAAGGGATTTGATATTCCCGGCGCTTTATTGTTCCTGGTAGGTGTCACCAGCTTGCTTACCGGTGTTGACTTCGGTGCATCCCCCGATCATGGTTGGGCACATCCAACAGTTATGTTCCTGATAGCGGCAGGTATCTTGTTGTTGGGCTGTTTTTTTTATTGGGAAAAGAGATACCCTGCCCCTTTGCTCCAATTGAAATTATTCCGGATCAAGCCACTCACCGCAGCCCTCGCTGCCACCGGACTGGCCTTTATTGCCAATGGTTCCAACCTCTATGTATTGCCTTTCTTCCTGCAACAGCTGCTGAGGCTTAGCCCGCAAAATGCGGGGTTTATTATGCTTGCCGGCCCCCTCACATTAAGCATTGCAGCACCGATTGGAGGATACCTGTCCGATAAAATGGGCGCACGATGGATCGCCAGTGCGGGTCTTCTTCTCATGGCCACCGGGCATTTCCTCCTTTCCTTCCTCCATGATCAATGGACCTGGCACGATGCCACCTGGCGTATTGCTCTCATGAGCCTGGGGTTCGGGTTTTTTCAATCACCCAACAGCAGCAGCGCACTCAATTCAGCACCCGTAGCAGAGCGGGGAATAGCCAGCAGCCTCATTGCCTTCATGCGCAACCTGGGCCTCGTATTTGGCATATCATTGGGCGCTACGGTCTGGTATGCTACACGGAATAGCTACTCCATGCACCACCTCGTGTCCCCTGAAAGTATAGCTGCGCAGATCGATGGCATGCAAATGGCCTATCGTGTTACTGCCGGACTTATTTTAATTACTGTTTTCATTTCCCTGTCGCGGGGCAGCAACCTCCTAAAACAATAA
- a CDS encoding OmpA family protein — MKYIIAAGVLLIAGSAQGQLLNKLKNLAKDKVENKVVKESGKVMDSALDGKGKKPAPATSDKTAAASTAAAPAAGELKVYSAFDFIPGDKVIAWEDFSQDAKGDFPAKWNTNAGGEIVTLEGHPGQWLALSKTGVYMPEFIPTLPDNFTLEFDLGCNPDFRYLSSPFTFAIAALKTPEQYTRYMQGSGGRTGFTTWVLPNSPNGQTGKTGYDADVNGESISRLQDQETSQFHGKTKNFMKVSIWRQKQRVRIYFNEQKVVDVAKGLTATGYNAFVLSLSTARTEPDQYFISNIRLAVGAPDMRNKLLTEGKFTTTGILFDVNSDRIKPESYGVLKEIAGVLKDNAALKVKITGHTDSDGEAAYNLNLSKQRAAAVKKALATEFGIDVERLETDGKGESAPVDKATTPAAKANNRRVEFEKL, encoded by the coding sequence ATGAAATACATTATTGCAGCAGGCGTGTTGTTGATAGCAGGTTCCGCACAAGGGCAATTATTGAATAAGCTCAAGAACCTGGCAAAAGATAAAGTAGAAAATAAAGTAGTGAAGGAATCGGGTAAGGTAATGGACAGCGCCCTGGATGGTAAGGGCAAGAAGCCAGCACCAGCCACTTCCGATAAAACGGCTGCTGCCAGCACTGCTGCCGCACCGGCAGCCGGTGAACTGAAAGTATACAGTGCCTTTGACTTTATACCAGGCGACAAGGTGATCGCCTGGGAAGATTTTTCGCAGGATGCCAAAGGCGATTTCCCGGCCAAATGGAATACCAATGCGGGTGGGGAGATCGTAACCCTGGAAGGGCATCCCGGGCAATGGCTGGCGCTCTCCAAAACGGGGGTCTATATGCCGGAGTTCATCCCTACGCTGCCGGATAATTTCACCCTTGAATTTGACCTGGGTTGTAACCCTGACTTCCGCTACCTGTCATCACCTTTTACTTTTGCTATAGCAGCTTTAAAAACGCCGGAGCAATATACGCGGTATATGCAGGGATCGGGAGGGCGCACAGGTTTCACTACCTGGGTGCTGCCCAATTCGCCCAACGGGCAGACGGGCAAAACAGGTTATGACGCAGATGTGAATGGGGAGTCCATATCACGCCTGCAGGACCAGGAAACTTCGCAGTTCCATGGCAAGACAAAGAACTTTATGAAAGTGTCGATCTGGCGGCAGAAACAGCGGGTACGGATCTACTTCAACGAGCAGAAAGTAGTTGACGTAGCCAAGGGTCTTACAGCTACTGGTTATAATGCCTTCGTACTCTCGCTCTCTACTGCCCGCACAGAACCTGATCAATATTTTATTTCCAATATCAGGCTGGCCGTGGGCGCCCCGGATATGCGCAACAAACTGCTGACAGAAGGAAAATTCACGACCACGGGTATCTTATTTGACGTGAACAGTGACCGCATCAAACCTGAATCTTATGGCGTACTGAAAGAAATAGCCGGGGTATTAAAGGACAATGCCGCGCTGAAAGTAAAGATCACAGGGCATACGGACAGTGATGGAGAGGCCGCTTATAACCTCAACCTGTCGAAGCAGCGGGCAGCGGCTGTAAAGAAAGCGCTGGCCACGGAATTTGGTATTGATGTGGAACGCCTGGAAACGGACGGCAAGGGTGAAAGTGCTCCTGTAGATAAAGCTACTACCCCGGCAGCCAAAGCCAATAACAGGCGGGTGGAGTTTGAAAAGCTGTAG
- a CDS encoding sensor histidine kinase — protein MSSIARANLLSKRVLWTITVREISLWLLFNIIYGILFYIALQTISNGKKHFGIYIWLLLDVFIHIFIQILLTIPLWWLFFKKLNKRPLPVVLGAHLVVLSLFLLFRGWSEEVICRLTFKDYGNFFYWHAYYLPFLFYIIQFSIFHAYNFWLKSQRQLEKEKELLSLAYQSEVNALKAQIQPHFLFNTLNSISATVPPEMEATRVLIARLADTFRYALRSSQKHEVTLGEELDFIRTWIELEMHRFKSRLKVEYNTDESVLQLLIPPMLLQPLVENAVKHGIGGSISGGTIKISCIREGRHAKIVISDTGVGFKGDLQQLERTEGIGLKNTRQRLLRLYNEELFVEANSPSGLTSYFYIPL, from the coding sequence ATGAGCAGCATTGCCAGGGCAAACCTATTGTCGAAGCGCGTCCTCTGGACGATCACAGTGAGAGAAATATCGTTGTGGCTGTTATTCAACATTATTTACGGCATCCTTTTTTACATAGCCCTCCAAACCATCAGTAATGGTAAAAAGCATTTCGGCATTTATATATGGCTCCTGTTGGATGTATTTATACATATTTTCATACAGATATTGTTGACCATTCCGCTCTGGTGGTTGTTCTTTAAGAAACTAAATAAGAGGCCCCTGCCGGTGGTGCTGGGTGCCCACCTGGTGGTGCTCTCACTATTCCTGCTTTTCCGTGGATGGAGTGAAGAAGTGATCTGCCGGTTGACCTTTAAGGATTACGGCAATTTTTTCTATTGGCATGCTTACTACCTGCCCTTCTTATTTTACATTATCCAGTTCTCTATTTTCCATGCGTACAATTTCTGGTTAAAAAGCCAGCGCCAGTTGGAAAAAGAAAAGGAATTGCTTTCCCTGGCTTATCAAAGCGAGGTGAACGCTCTGAAAGCCCAGATACAACCTCATTTTTTGTTCAATACCCTCAATTCAATCAGTGCTACCGTACCACCGGAAATGGAAGCTACCCGGGTATTGATAGCCCGGCTGGCCGACACTTTCCGCTATGCCTTGCGCAGCTCACAAAAGCATGAAGTGACTTTGGGAGAAGAACTCGATTTCATACGCACCTGGATCGAACTGGAAATGCACCGTTTTAAATCCAGGCTCAAAGTGGAATACAATACAGATGAATCCGTTCTCCAATTATTAATACCGCCCATGCTGCTGCAACCCCTGGTGGAAAATGCGGTGAAGCATGGCATCGGTGGCAGCATCAGCGGCGGCACCATCAAGATCTCCTGCATCCGCGAGGGCCGTCATGCCAAGATCGTTATCAGTGATACCGGCGTAGGCTTTAAAGGCGATCTGCAGCAATTGGAGCGCACAGAAGGTATCGGGTTAAAGAATACCCGGCAACGCCTGCTGCGGCTGTACAATGAAGAGCTCTTTGTGGAAGCCAATTCTCCTTCGGGACTAACTTCGTATTTTTACATTCCGTTATAA
- a CDS encoding J domain-containing protein — translation MQLKDYYKTLEVTPLATPQEIKRSFRRLALKYHPDKNNDDHLSAALFREVQEAWEVLSDPKQREEYNYKRWYNRSVGEAFTERALTPAGILAECERLKQYVVSMNIFQVDYDGLSYHIRQLLSDNNIGILQQFDDTGTKRAVNKALLKAAEPLPLSYLQPIASLLVKLAGQDESMISEVAAAVQQRKRRASWDKYKWVVVLLITAAICWIMYMVGKAGPGR, via the coding sequence ATGCAGCTAAAAGACTACTATAAGACGCTGGAAGTGACGCCGCTGGCCACCCCACAGGAGATCAAGCGATCTTTCCGCCGGCTGGCATTGAAATACCATCCCGACAAGAACAATGATGACCACCTGTCGGCCGCACTTTTCAGGGAGGTGCAGGAGGCCTGGGAAGTGCTTTCGGACCCGAAGCAACGGGAAGAATACAATTACAAACGCTGGTACAACCGCAGTGTTGGGGAAGCTTTTACAGAACGCGCGCTCACACCCGCCGGCATACTGGCCGAATGTGAACGGCTGAAGCAGTATGTGGTATCGATGAATATCTTCCAGGTGGATTATGATGGGTTGAGCTATCATATCCGCCAGTTGCTGAGTGATAATAATATAGGCATCCTGCAACAATTTGATGATACCGGCACCAAGCGTGCTGTGAACAAGGCTTTGTTAAAAGCAGCAGAACCGCTGCCCCTCTCCTACCTCCAACCCATTGCCTCGCTGCTGGTGAAACTGGCCGGGCAGGACGAATCGATGATCAGCGAGGTGGCAGCAGCGGTACAGCAAAGAAAACGCCGCGCCTCCTGGGACAAATACAAATGGGTGGTAGTACTATTGATAACGGCTGCCATTTGCTGGATCATGTATATGGTGGGCAAAGCAGGACCAGGCCGTTAA
- a CDS encoding amidohydrolase family protein, with protein sequence MRKSRLLLPLTISLALASFAQTNPGTGKIEKLSGPIVISKVNVVNVVTGKAEADQTIVIEDGRITAYGPSKKIKPLVNATVIDGTGKYIMPGMTDAHIHFFQSGGLYTRPDGVNLNKVFPYEKDQQWVKDNLYGLMARYLACGITTVIDVGGPMSNYTIRDSVNARLTAPTAFVTGPLVSTYLPPNLDKKDPPIVKVTSAEEARALVKKQVPLKPDFIKIWYIVLPGQKAETTLPIVQAAIEESHANGLKVAVHATQYETAKLAVTAGADILVHSVDDKVLDNDMLQLLKSKQTVYIPTVLVAQNYNRTFTQQFNFTGHDFRYADPFMLGTQMDLQHLDKSQQVFDYKKMRNALRVPDKEDSTILINLKLAQDAGVLVVTGTDAGNIGTHHASSYYDELLVMKQAGLSNAEIIRAATINAAKGFGKDKDYGSIEKGKIADLLLLDKDPLQDITILSQINTIIHRGSLMQAQQLLPVTPEILAQQQLNAYNARNIDAFLEPYSDSVRIYGFPNTPVLQGKEAMRKQYSGMFERTKDLHCQVVNRIVQGDTVIDHESVTWLGSKEPMKAIAIYKIKNGKIAEVYFIQ encoded by the coding sequence ATGAGAAAATCCCGCCTTTTATTACCCTTAACTATAAGCCTTGCTCTTGCCTCTTTTGCACAGACCAATCCCGGTACAGGGAAAATAGAAAAGCTTTCGGGGCCTATTGTGATCAGCAAAGTGAATGTAGTCAATGTGGTGACGGGAAAAGCGGAGGCCGATCAAACTATTGTGATCGAGGATGGCCGGATAACGGCTTATGGCCCTTCTAAAAAGATCAAGCCACTGGTCAATGCCACGGTAATTGACGGTACCGGCAAATACATCATGCCTGGGATGACGGATGCACATATTCACTTTTTCCAGAGTGGTGGTTTGTACACCAGGCCCGATGGGGTGAACCTTAACAAGGTATTTCCCTATGAGAAGGACCAGCAATGGGTGAAGGATAATCTTTATGGACTGATGGCGCGTTACCTGGCCTGCGGCATCACCACGGTGATCGATGTGGGCGGCCCTATGAGCAACTACACGATCCGCGATTCGGTGAATGCTCGTCTTACTGCTCCGACGGCCTTTGTAACCGGGCCGCTTGTATCGACCTACCTGCCGCCCAACCTGGATAAAAAAGACCCGCCCATTGTGAAGGTGACCAGCGCAGAAGAAGCGAGGGCGCTGGTGAAAAAGCAGGTCCCCCTGAAACCAGATTTCATCAAGATATGGTATATCGTATTGCCTGGTCAAAAGGCGGAAACGACCTTACCCATTGTACAGGCTGCGATCGAGGAAAGCCATGCCAATGGATTGAAGGTAGCGGTACATGCCACGCAATATGAAACGGCCAAACTGGCGGTGACTGCAGGTGCAGATATATTGGTGCACAGTGTGGATGATAAAGTACTGGACAATGACATGCTGCAATTGCTGAAAAGCAAACAAACGGTATACATACCCACGGTGCTGGTGGCGCAGAACTATAACCGCACTTTCACCCAGCAATTCAACTTCACAGGGCACGACTTCCGGTATGCCGACCCCTTTATGCTAGGAACTCAAATGGACCTTCAGCACCTGGATAAGAGTCAGCAGGTCTTCGACTATAAGAAAATGCGGAATGCGCTAAGGGTACCGGATAAAGAAGACAGCACCATACTCATCAACCTGAAACTGGCACAGGATGCCGGTGTATTGGTGGTAACGGGTACAGATGCGGGCAATATTGGTACGCACCATGCTTCTTCTTATTATGATGAATTGCTGGTAATGAAGCAGGCAGGGTTGAGCAATGCCGAGATCATCCGGGCCGCCACGATCAATGCAGCCAAAGGCTTTGGTAAAGACAAGGATTATGGGAGTATTGAGAAAGGAAAGATCGCCGACCTGCTGTTACTGGACAAAGATCCTTTGCAGGATATTACTATCCTGAGCCAGATCAATACAATTATCCACCGGGGATCGCTCATGCAAGCACAACAATTGCTGCCGGTAACGCCGGAGATATTGGCGCAGCAGCAACTGAATGCCTACAATGCAAGGAATATTGACGCCTTCCTGGAGCCTTATAGTGATAGTGTACGCATTTATGGCTTTCCCAATACGCCTGTATTACAAGGAAAGGAAGCGATGCGCAAACAATACAGTGGTATGTTTGAAAGGACCAAGGACCTTCACTGTCAGGTGGTAAACCGTATTGTGCAAGGGGACACGGTGATCGACCATGAAAGTGTGACCTGGCTGGGCAGTAAAGAACCGATGAAAGCGATCGCCATTTATAAGATCAAAAATGGCAAGATCGCGGAGGTGTATTTTATTCAGTAA
- a CDS encoding LytR/AlgR family response regulator transcription factor, whose protein sequence is MAKKVLIIDDEDAARLVIRQYLGAFEELQIIGECSHGQEAVTAINRLEPDLVFLDVQMPGLSGFQVIQQIVHVPQIIFTTAYDQYALKAFDSNAIDYLLKPYTLERFRQAVSKVLLRPGAAAMEAVKNLVDQAGSNATTYSERILVESGNKMTNIQTTDIIYLEAERDYTRLHTEKKNYLSNYGIGVIVQRLDPRYFIRIHRSYIVNISHIKEVYREDNGILVVTSNNVSLKVSRSYTDDLRRLMY, encoded by the coding sequence ATGGCAAAGAAAGTATTAATCATTGATGATGAAGATGCAGCACGCCTGGTGATACGCCAGTACCTCGGTGCTTTTGAAGAGTTGCAGATCATTGGCGAATGCAGTCATGGCCAGGAAGCCGTAACCGCTATTAACCGGCTGGAGCCGGACCTCGTATTCCTCGATGTGCAGATGCCAGGTCTGAGTGGTTTCCAGGTGATCCAGCAGATCGTACATGTACCCCAGATCATCTTTACCACTGCTTACGATCAATATGCCCTCAAAGCTTTCGACTCCAATGCCATTGATTACCTCCTCAAGCCCTATACCCTCGAACGCTTCAGGCAGGCCGTATCCAAAGTGTTGCTAAGGCCTGGTGCTGCCGCCATGGAAGCAGTTAAAAACCTGGTAGACCAGGCTGGCAGCAATGCCACCACCTATTCAGAAAGGATTCTGGTGGAGAGCGGTAATAAAATGACCAATATTCAAACCACTGATATCATTTACCTGGAGGCAGAACGCGATTATACCCGCCTGCATACCGAAAAGAAAAACTACCTCAGCAACTATGGCATAGGGGTGATCGTGCAACGCCTCGATCCCCGTTATTTCATACGCATTCACCGCTCCTATATTGTCAACATCAGCCACATTAAAGAAGTATACCGCGAAGACAATGGTATACTGGTAGTTACCTCCAACAATGTCTCTTTAAAGGTGAGCCGTAGCTATACAGACGACTTACGCCGCTTAATGTACTAA
- a CDS encoding helix-turn-helix domain-containing protein, with protein sequence MISLSGFWSTIILLGIVQGLILSGLLFASRRHQLPSRILAVLIGLITLACLNIYLLDVTWYNTRTIWTILANALPLVVIMPIGPLIWCYVQASMDPSFTFSRKYYIHFYPVLIDLIPYTLAFMADMAFLNGMASQQQRSWISGFADSWNVYADIPRWFSITIYCWLSRQYIMKRKSEQLDIADDTARWLQQFLFLFLVFQGIWLLYLVPYIIPATRQPLLNAVGWYPIFVPLAVLIYWLGLKGYLVNSRITTVQQSNKTVAPASRLPDDSAEAFIQRLQKLMEAAQLYLDPSLTVNSLAQQAGMPAKTVSAVLNQHLDKSFSTFVNEYRVAAFKRRILQQDASQLTIPGIAMECGFSSPATFQRIFKQLTGTTPSRFIQEAKQAETP encoded by the coding sequence ATGATCTCCTTGTCGGGTTTTTGGTCAACCATCATTTTATTAGGCATCGTGCAAGGCCTGATACTCAGTGGTCTCCTTTTTGCCTCCCGCAGACACCAACTGCCTAGCCGTATACTGGCAGTCCTGATAGGCCTCATTACCCTTGCCTGTCTCAATATCTACCTGTTGGATGTAACCTGGTATAATACCCGTACCATTTGGACGATACTCGCCAATGCACTACCCCTGGTAGTTATCATGCCCATCGGCCCGTTGATATGGTGCTATGTGCAGGCAAGCATGGACCCATCCTTCACCTTCTCCCGTAAATACTATATTCATTTTTATCCCGTCCTTATTGACCTCATTCCTTATACTCTGGCCTTTATGGCCGATATGGCCTTCCTTAATGGGATGGCGTCTCAACAACAGCGCTCCTGGATCAGTGGTTTTGCAGACTCCTGGAATGTGTACGCCGATATTCCCCGCTGGTTTTCCATTACCATTTACTGCTGGTTGTCCCGCCAATATATAATGAAGCGCAAGTCGGAACAATTGGATATAGCAGATGACACAGCCCGGTGGTTGCAGCAGTTCCTCTTCCTTTTCCTCGTATTCCAGGGCATTTGGTTGCTTTACCTGGTGCCATATATCATTCCGGCTACCCGTCAGCCCCTGCTCAATGCCGTAGGTTGGTACCCTATTTTTGTACCCCTGGCTGTATTGATCTATTGGCTGGGCCTCAAAGGTTACCTGGTCAACAGCAGGATCACTACCGTGCAGCAAAGCAATAAGACTGTTGCTCCGGCATCACGGTTGCCGGATGACTCGGCAGAAGCATTCATCCAGCGCCTCCAAAAATTAATGGAAGCAGCGCAGTTATACCTCGATCCTTCCCTCACCGTGAATAGCCTGGCGCAGCAGGCCGGTATGCCTGCCAAAACAGTTTCCGCCGTGCTGAACCAGCACCTCGATAAAAGCTTTTCCACCTTTGTTAATGAATACCGCGTGGCCGCCTTTAAAAGAAGGATCTTACAGCAGGATGCCAGCCAGCTCACCATCCCTGGTATTGCCATGGAATGTGGCTTTTCTTCACCTGCCACCTTTCAACGCATCTTTAAACAGCTTACCGGCACCACCCCCTCCCGGTTCATCCAGGAGGCAAAACAGGCCGAAACGCCCTAA
- a CDS encoding c-type cytochrome, translated as MKKKLVLTGILGLLTGTAVLFQASCTTQAEKNATQVLKDAGPTKGDLIARGKYLTTIGACHDCHSPKKFGPEGPSLDEERLLSGHPAGSPLPPIDAKALTPGGWLLFAGDVTAAVGPWGISYAANLTPDSATGTGAWSEETFVKTLRTGKHLGQEGGRDILPPMPWQMVRQMTDEDLKAVYTYLQSLPPVKNRVPAPVSPAEAAKLAK; from the coding sequence ATGAAAAAGAAGCTGGTGCTTACGGGCATCCTTGGCTTGCTGACTGGCACTGCCGTGCTTTTCCAGGCAAGCTGTACCACACAGGCAGAAAAAAATGCAACGCAGGTATTGAAAGATGCAGGCCCTACGAAGGGGGACCTGATAGCACGTGGAAAATACCTGACCACGATCGGGGCTTGTCATGATTGTCACTCGCCCAAGAAATTTGGTCCGGAAGGTCCTTCGCTGGATGAAGAACGTTTATTATCTGGTCACCCGGCGGGAAGTCCGTTACCCCCTATAGATGCGAAGGCCCTGACACCAGGAGGCTGGTTATTATTTGCGGGAGATGTTACTGCTGCCGTAGGCCCCTGGGGCATTAGTTATGCCGCCAACCTTACACCAGATTCTGCCACGGGTACGGGCGCCTGGAGTGAAGAGACCTTTGTGAAAACATTGCGTACAGGCAAACACCTGGGACAGGAAGGTGGCCGTGATATTTTACCGCCCATGCCCTGGCAAATGGTACGTCAGATGACGGATGAAGACCTGAAAGCGGTGTATACTTATTTGCAATCATTACCCCCCGTGAAAAACCGGGTACCTGCTCCTGTGTCTCCTGCAGAAGCAGCCAAACTGGCCAAATAA
- a CDS encoding S41 family peptidase, translating to MKSILVALALFILVPVLTLAQEKKAAYDSLTDRVLSIQGMQEDLRYMRHVMEAVHPGLYRYTPKPVMDQRLDSFYTQLTGDLPYYDYYRLLSALVAGVRCAHTAITPGPDWGSHFTKNTSMFPFTVHGIHDKLYVTLNLTRDTTIKPGYEILTINGQPIKEIVQFIFNHSWSDGYNTTNKQQRLNSGSFGMLYYTLIARPDSFVVTCKDLSGNERKAKYPALTFQASMANLRQNPVNKEIIRLYVDRKRKDLDLDIKKDINTAVLNVRTFGGKAAGDIGSFLPKAMKELQKKKIGHLVIDLRSNPGGWDSAGVILFTYLINKPSRYYIRQHTITDTSQYLSLSDLSPEEIKNAANELIAEKDGTFSLKAAAAAGLSLQQPKLNHYTGKVYFLMNGASASTTSELLAAAHANQLGTFIGEEAGGSYEGGNGGSFIGLVLPHSKIKISIPLVYYDNMTRPPFKKGRGLMPDHDVPDNLDNILKGIDTQKQFAFDLIRRNP from the coding sequence ATGAAGTCTATTCTCGTAGCCCTCGCGCTATTTATCCTGGTACCTGTCCTGACCCTCGCACAGGAAAAAAAGGCAGCCTATGACAGTTTAACCGATCGCGTACTTTCAATACAAGGGATGCAGGAAGACCTCCGGTACATGCGCCATGTAATGGAAGCAGTACATCCCGGCCTGTATCGTTACACGCCAAAGCCTGTTATGGACCAACGGCTGGATAGCTTCTATACCCAGCTCACCGGCGATTTACCTTATTACGATTATTATCGCCTGCTTTCCGCTCTTGTGGCAGGCGTACGTTGCGCTCATACCGCTATTACACCCGGTCCGGATTGGGGATCCCATTTCACGAAAAATACCTCTATGTTCCCCTTCACCGTACATGGTATCCACGACAAACTCTATGTTACGCTCAACCTCACGCGGGATACGACCATCAAACCCGGCTATGAGATTTTGACCATTAATGGCCAGCCCATTAAGGAGATTGTTCAATTCATATTCAACCATTCCTGGAGCGATGGTTACAACACCACCAACAAACAACAGCGGCTCAATAGCGGCTCCTTCGGCATGTTGTATTACACACTCATCGCCCGCCCCGATAGCTTTGTGGTGACCTGCAAAGACCTTTCCGGCAATGAACGGAAGGCAAAATATCCGGCCCTCACCTTTCAGGCCAGTATGGCCAACCTCCGCCAAAATCCTGTGAATAAAGAGATCATTCGCCTGTATGTGGATCGGAAACGGAAAGACCTGGACCTGGATATAAAAAAAGATATCAATACTGCCGTCCTTAATGTTCGCACCTTTGGAGGAAAAGCGGCTGGCGACATTGGCAGCTTTCTGCCAAAAGCCATGAAGGAGTTGCAAAAAAAGAAGATCGGCCACCTCGTCATTGACCTGCGCAGCAATCCCGGTGGGTGGGACAGTGCAGGTGTCATCCTCTTTACCTACCTTATCAATAAACCCTCCCGCTATTATATCCGCCAACATACAATTACCGATACCTCACAATACCTTAGCCTCAGTGATCTCTCACCCGAAGAGATCAAAAATGCAGCTAATGAATTGATAGCGGAGAAAGATGGCACCTTTTCACTCAAAGCGGCCGCCGCTGCTGGCCTTTCCCTGCAGCAACCCAAGCTCAATCACTACACCGGAAAAGTATACTTCCTCATGAATGGTGCCAGTGCTTCCACTACTTCCGAACTCTTAGCCGCTGCCCATGCCAACCAACTGGGTACCTTCATTGGCGAAGAAGCCGGGGGTAGTTATGAAGGGGGTAATGGTGGTTCTTTTATCGGCCTGGTATTGCCCCATAGCAAGATCAAAATAAGCATCCCCCTCGTATATTATGATAACATGACAAGGCCACCATTTAAAAAGGGGAGGGGACTGATGCCCGACCATGATGTGCCAGATAATCTGGATAATATACTCAAAGGCATTGACACACAAAAGCAATTTGCATTCGATCTCATCAGGCGCAATCCTTAG
- a CDS encoding RNA polymerase sigma factor — translation MALLEAEFVALINRHIGMIYKVCNIYCQDPEDRRDLFQEIVLQLWKGYGSFRQEAQFSTWLYRVALNTAISNFRKAVKSPHKVSLAEAGIDIPDPASLGGDDEKVKHLYKAIEQLSAIEKAMILLHLDGCTYNEIAAIAGISNNNVGVKLNRIKSKLEKILTVYANEF, via the coding sequence ATGGCATTATTGGAAGCAGAGTTTGTTGCCCTCATAAACCGGCATATCGGCATGATCTACAAGGTCTGTAACATCTATTGCCAGGATCCCGAAGACAGGAGGGACCTATTCCAGGAGATCGTGCTGCAATTGTGGAAAGGCTATGGCAGTTTCCGGCAGGAGGCGCAGTTTTCCACCTGGCTGTACCGGGTGGCTCTGAATACCGCCATATCCAATTTCAGGAAGGCCGTCAAAAGCCCCCACAAGGTATCCCTCGCCGAAGCGGGCATTGATATTCCCGACCCGGCTTCCCTGGGTGGGGATGATGAAAAAGTAAAGCACTTGTACAAGGCCATCGAACAATTATCCGCCATAGAAAAAGCCATGATCCTGCTGCACCTCGATGGATGTACCTACAATGAGATAGCGGCCATTGCCGGTATCAGCAACAACAATGTGGGCGTAAAGCTCAACAGGATCAAAAGTAAACTGGAAAAAATACTAACAGTATATGCAAACGAATTTTGA